One window of Cryobacterium arcticum genomic DNA carries:
- a CDS encoding GntR family transcriptional regulator, which translates to MAQLDDAEDGNSRADQAAETLRRMLIVGDLVPGQRLSESAMSERLGVSRNTLREAFRVLTHERLLVHKPHAGVFVAVPSLASIIDIYRVRRMIECQALRAAPARHPASRRMRAAVESALASREADDWIAVGTANMEFHSAIVALADSDHLDRLYANISAELRLAFGLLDDPDYLHRPYVDRNVAVLELYLAGEAGEAASVLDEYLLLSERTIVAAYARQLPA; encoded by the coding sequence GTGGCCCAACTCGACGATGCTGAAGACGGCAATTCGCGCGCCGATCAGGCCGCCGAGACACTGCGCCGGATGCTCATCGTCGGCGACCTCGTGCCCGGCCAGCGCCTCTCCGAGAGCGCCATGAGCGAGCGCCTCGGCGTCTCCCGCAACACCCTGCGTGAGGCGTTCCGCGTGCTCACCCACGAACGCCTGCTCGTGCACAAGCCGCACGCGGGCGTGTTCGTGGCCGTGCCGTCGCTCGCGTCGATCATCGACATCTACCGGGTACGCCGCATGATCGAGTGCCAGGCGCTGCGGGCCGCTCCCGCTCGGCATCCCGCCAGCCGACGGATGCGCGCCGCCGTCGAGTCTGCGCTGGCCAGCCGCGAGGCAGACGACTGGATCGCCGTGGGCACCGCCAACATGGAGTTCCACTCCGCGATCGTGGCCCTGGCCGACAGCGACCACCTCGACAGGCTCTACGCCAACATCTCCGCCGAGCTGCGCCTGGCCTTCGGGCTGCTTGACGACCCGGACTACCTGCACCGCCCCTACGTGGACCGCAACGTGGCCGTGCTCGAGCTCTACCTGGCGGGCGAGGCGGGCGAGGCCGCATCCGTTCTGGATGAGTACCTGCTGCTCTCGGAGCGCACGATCGTGGCCGCCTACGCGCGGCAGCTGCCCGCCTGA
- a CDS encoding isocitrate lyase/PEP mutase family protein produces the protein MDTFRELHTADAPLLLPNAWDVGSALAFEAAGFAAIGTTSFGISASTGLPDGGGSTRAATIALAALLCRLPVHITTDIEDGYSDDPAEVADLVAELADLGVVGVNLEDSRDGHLVDPAVLAAKVAAIKRHSPDVFVNARVDNFWFDEEATVQAVLLRALAYADAGADGIFVPGVTDPVDIRSITAGIDLPVNVLAHPTLTVAELGALGIRRVSSGSLPYRAAVDAAVNVAVALRDNQQTPAATSYWEMQSRLEAFSD, from the coding sequence ATGGACACGTTCCGGGAACTCCACACCGCTGACGCCCCGCTGTTGCTGCCCAATGCCTGGGATGTCGGCTCCGCCCTGGCCTTCGAAGCGGCAGGTTTTGCCGCCATCGGCACCACCAGCTTCGGCATCTCGGCCAGCACCGGCCTGCCCGACGGCGGTGGGTCAACCCGCGCGGCAACAATAGCCCTCGCGGCGCTCTTGTGCCGTCTGCCCGTGCACATCACCACAGATATCGAGGACGGGTACTCCGACGACCCGGCCGAGGTCGCGGACCTCGTGGCCGAACTGGCCGACCTGGGGGTCGTCGGGGTCAATCTGGAGGACAGCCGGGACGGGCACCTGGTGGATCCCGCGGTGCTTGCCGCCAAGGTCGCCGCGATCAAGCGACACAGCCCCGACGTCTTCGTGAACGCCCGGGTGGACAACTTCTGGTTCGACGAGGAGGCCACGGTGCAGGCCGTCCTGCTCCGCGCTCTTGCTTACGCCGATGCCGGGGCCGACGGGATCTTCGTGCCCGGAGTGACTGATCCGGTGGACATCCGCAGCATCACCGCCGGCATCGACCTGCCGGTCAACGTGCTGGCCCACCCCACCCTGACGGTGGCCGAACTCGGCGCCCTGGGTATCCGCCGGGTGAGTTCAGGCTCCCTGCCCTACCGAGCAGCCGTGGATGCGGCGGTGAACGTCGCCGTGGCACTCCGCGACAACCAGCAGACGCCGGCCGCGACGTCCTACTGGGAGATGCAGTCGCGCCTCGAGGCATTCAGCGACTAA
- a CDS encoding MFS transporter, with amino-acid sequence MCTLTPDQPQLDARASTTGPDPAPTLRGAWLALAGLSAVFLIEMLDNSILNVALPTIGRELHASTTALQWVTGAYAVVFGGLMLVFGAIADRFGRRRIMLVGLVLLGAASLATGFVTTADHLIWVRAAMGVAAAMTTPGSMALAFRLFDTEDLRVRALTLISTAGLVGLAIGPTVGGLALAVAPWQVLLLVNVPIAAFAFVGIRLGIAADLAAELHHDPIDIIGAVLGTATIVLALVTPTLYVDEGSGSWVPWTGAGATVALAIAFVVRERSARAPLLDLRLLALPLVSSGLAYKAAAGLAVAGLGYLVTLQLQFAWGWPPALAALGMLPQVVVLLAGGRFVGPVVQRLGLGRAAWISAAAVVVGLAVFALFGNLGYGGVLVALVLVAAGMRVVGVVAGTNVLRGLPASRTSMGAALVDTSSELATAIGIAITGTILAALFTGSIADTTWSAAQTVQFQTAVTVAGLSLTFLAAVLVGIGFARASAGTAGLT; translated from the coding sequence GTGTGCACCTTGACGCCCGACCAGCCACAACTCGACGCACGAGCGTCCACGACCGGGCCCGACCCGGCCCCAACCTTGCGGGGCGCCTGGCTCGCGCTCGCCGGCCTGTCGGCCGTGTTCCTCATCGAGATGCTCGACAACTCGATCCTCAATGTGGCGCTGCCCACCATCGGCAGAGAGCTGCACGCGTCGACGACGGCCCTGCAGTGGGTCACCGGCGCGTACGCCGTCGTGTTCGGCGGGCTGATGCTGGTGTTCGGCGCGATCGCCGACCGGTTCGGCCGCCGCCGGATCATGCTCGTCGGGTTGGTCCTGCTCGGAGCGGCGAGTCTGGCCACAGGGTTCGTCACCACCGCGGACCACCTGATCTGGGTGCGTGCGGCCATGGGGGTCGCCGCCGCCATGACGACCCCGGGGTCGATGGCGCTGGCCTTCCGGTTGTTCGACACGGAGGACCTGCGCGTCCGCGCGCTCACGCTCATCTCCACCGCCGGCCTCGTCGGGCTCGCGATCGGCCCGACCGTGGGTGGGTTGGCGCTCGCGGTCGCGCCCTGGCAGGTACTGCTCCTGGTGAACGTGCCCATCGCCGCGTTCGCCTTCGTCGGCATCCGCCTCGGCATCGCTGCCGACCTGGCGGCGGAGCTGCATCACGATCCGATCGACATTATTGGAGCCGTTCTCGGCACCGCGACGATCGTGCTCGCTCTCGTCACTCCGACTCTGTACGTCGATGAGGGGTCCGGCTCCTGGGTGCCGTGGACTGGCGCCGGCGCAACGGTCGCTCTGGCGATCGCCTTCGTGGTGCGGGAACGTTCCGCCCGGGCGCCCCTTCTCGATCTGCGGCTCCTCGCGTTGCCGCTGGTCTCGAGCGGACTCGCGTACAAGGCAGCGGCCGGGCTGGCCGTGGCCGGCCTCGGCTACCTGGTGACCCTGCAGCTCCAGTTCGCCTGGGGCTGGCCGCCGGCCCTGGCGGCGCTGGGGATGCTGCCGCAGGTGGTGGTGCTCCTCGCCGGCGGTCGGTTCGTGGGGCCGGTGGTGCAGAGGCTCGGCCTGGGCCGGGCCGCGTGGATCAGCGCCGCCGCCGTGGTGGTCGGCCTCGCCGTCTTCGCCCTGTTCGGCAACCTCGGGTACGGCGGGGTGCTCGTCGCCCTCGTGCTCGTCGCCGCGGGGATGCGTGTGGTCGGTGTGGTCGCCGGCACCAACGTGCTGCGGGGCCTGCCGGCCAGCCGCACCTCGATGGGCGCGGCACTGGTGGACACCTCGAGTGAGCTGGCCACGGCCATCGGCATCGCCATCACCGGCACGATCCTCGCCGCGCTCTTCACCGGGAGCATCGCCGACACGACCTGGAGCGCCGCCCAGACCGTGCAGTTCCAGACCGCGGTCACAGTGGCGGGGCTTTCCCTCACCTTCCTCGCAGCAGTGCTCGTCGGGATCGGCTTCGCCCGCGCTTCTGCTGGGACGGCTGGCCTGACCTGA
- a CDS encoding TetR family transcriptional regulator → MSETLPLSIRERTRRLAQTELTVVAQDLFLEHGYDGTTVDQIAAAAGMSKRTFFRYFASKDDLVIGKYDLFGDRVAEALDARPVDEPVWESLRRVFDLTLEYVEDDRARARNDAMEQIVRGSAQLNARYLEKMQRVQEILVGRVADRLVRQAQGSNDAKPIAIVGAAFACMQAARTAWLASDQAQPFGRYLDDAMSVFTVNEG, encoded by the coding sequence ATGTCCGAGACGCTGCCACTGTCCATCCGTGAGAGAACACGCCGTCTCGCCCAGACCGAACTGACCGTCGTAGCGCAGGATCTCTTTCTCGAGCACGGATACGACGGCACCACCGTGGACCAGATCGCGGCGGCCGCCGGTATGTCCAAACGCACCTTCTTTCGTTATTTCGCCTCAAAAGATGACCTGGTCATCGGCAAGTACGACCTCTTCGGCGACCGGGTTGCCGAAGCGCTCGATGCCCGACCGGTGGACGAACCCGTCTGGGAGTCCCTGCGGCGGGTGTTCGACCTGACCCTGGAATACGTGGAGGATGACCGCGCTCGAGCTCGGAACGACGCGATGGAACAGATCGTGCGCGGCAGTGCCCAGCTGAACGCCCGCTACCTGGAAAAGATGCAACGGGTGCAGGAGATCCTTGTCGGGCGGGTCGCCGACCGGCTGGTGAGGCAGGCGCAGGGGTCCAATGACGCGAAACCGATCGCGATCGTCGGCGCTGCCTTCGCGTGCATGCAGGCGGCCCGCACCGCATGGCTGGCGTCAGACCAGGCGCAACCCTTCGGCCGCTATTTGGACGACGCCATGTCTGTCTTCACCGTCAACGAGGGGTGA
- a CDS encoding SDR family oxidoreductase, whose product MSKVWFVTGSSKGFGREFVLAALERGDKVAATARNTDTLSDLVEKYGDAVLPISLDVTDRAQVFAAVKTAHEAFGRLDVVINNAGYGLFGAVEEITDQQLRDQLDVNLFGVLHVTQAVLPILREQKSGHIIQISSIGGLVAFPNLGGYHASKWALEALSDSLAQEVAGFGIKVTLIEPGGFDTDWSSASAVVADAQPQYAPLHEGMAAQRATSVQPKPVGFGAAILKVVDAETAPRRVFFGEMATQAVPHLLNQRLAELAEWAPVSLLAEGK is encoded by the coding sequence ATGAGCAAAGTATGGTTTGTCACCGGTTCGTCCAAGGGCTTCGGCCGGGAGTTCGTCCTCGCCGCCCTCGAGCGGGGCGACAAGGTCGCCGCGACCGCCCGCAACACCGACACCCTCTCCGATTTGGTCGAGAAGTACGGCGATGCCGTGCTTCCGATCAGCCTGGATGTCACCGACCGCGCGCAGGTATTCGCAGCGGTCAAGACCGCCCACGAGGCCTTCGGACGCCTGGATGTCGTCATCAACAACGCCGGGTATGGACTCTTCGGTGCGGTAGAAGAGATCACCGACCAGCAGCTTCGTGACCAGCTCGACGTCAACCTGTTTGGCGTGCTGCACGTCACCCAGGCCGTTCTGCCGATCCTGCGTGAGCAGAAGTCCGGACACATCATCCAGATCTCTTCCATCGGCGGCCTGGTCGCGTTCCCCAACCTCGGCGGCTACCACGCCTCCAAGTGGGCGCTTGAAGCGCTCTCCGACTCTCTCGCGCAGGAAGTCGCCGGCTTCGGAATCAAGGTCACGCTCATCGAGCCCGGCGGATTCGACACCGACTGGTCAAGCGCATCCGCCGTCGTCGCCGACGCCCAGCCGCAATACGCCCCGCTGCACGAGGGAATGGCCGCTCAGCGGGCCACCAGCGTGCAGCCCAAGCCCGTCGGATTCGGCGCCGCGATCCTTAAGGTCGTCGACGCCGAGACCGCGCCGCGCCGCGTCTTCTTCGGCGAGATGGCTACGCAGGCCGTGCCGCACCTGCTCAACCAGCGTCTCGCCGAGTTGGCCGAGTGGGCCCCCGTCTCACTTCTCGCTGAAGGCAAGTAG